One region of Babylonia areolata isolate BAREFJ2019XMU chromosome 29, ASM4173473v1, whole genome shotgun sequence genomic DNA includes:
- the LOC143274931 gene encoding RNA N(6)-adenosine-methyltransferase mettl16-like: MSLNKFMHPRNRYKIARPDFEALGKKYPEFKLHLVENTKGKPVLDFQDPEALRVLTICMLKEDYGFNIELPPDRLVPTLPLRLNYVHWIEDITKDWSKQDLNAIDIGTGACCVYPLLAISANTWRFLATEADDVNHSYAVKNVEDNNLTKRIQVVKVSPDTILEGAIGQAQETYDFCMCNPPFFADHFEAQGLVSRTPSRPEPKTMSTASPQEGIVQGGEVGFVRKMIEESNFLQDRVRVYTTMLGKKASLVPLKEILRRYKIMNFATTEFCQGKTMRWGLAWSFDNSITFPKSLFTQGKKEGKKSVVHVIPTQVGGRREHVYDLVIFFKQVFTELQIHFREGKQTKFFALLTLTAAENTWIHSRRKRRQMMREAVGKSTTEMPETSSQPDPPAAEPTLSAGSQCSGNSVSSDSIPQSDSSVNCGAATESTSVVEESCGAANDKESCSVANDKESCSAANNKESCSAANDKESATSNTAVREAHDSAENHNRTEVKVTDTMDTDQDQESLAGTTVAVQSDASADTENHKRKAETVTGESSDSPPAKRVKVESPTPSSETGNPTAKSEVVVAVDSSSGTPVKESPKPVEGADGTSTPVLSVGKETEQSTAEALSVEDGEGGRAKDRPPAQFVLKCHMSVRVQGSDLAVELTWLGGQDIQLMHQLMQVFKNRLAQRKAS; the protein is encoded by the exons ATGTCACTGAATAAATTCATGCACCCAAGAAACCGATATAAGATTGCTCGGCCAGATTTTGAAGCTCTGGGAAAGAAATACCCGGAATTTAAATTGCACCTGGTTGAGAACACCAAAGGGAAACCAGTTTTGGACTTTCAAGACCCAGAGGCACTGAGAGTGTTAACTATTTGTATGTTAAAAGAAGACTATGGATTCAACATAGAACTGCCACCTGATCGGCTGGTTCCCACGTTACCGTTGCGCCTGAACTACGTGCACTGGATCGAGGACATCACAAAAGATTGGAGCAAACAAGATCTGAATGCCATTGATATTG GAACAGGTGCCTGCTGTGTATACCCTCTCCTGGCCATTTCTGCAAACACCTGGCGCTTCCTGGCCACAGAGGCCGACGACGTCAACCATTCCTATGCCGTGAAAAACGTGGAAGATAACAACCTGACCAAGAGAATCCAAG TGGTAAAAGTGTCACCGGACACCATACTGGAAGGGGCCATTGGGCAGGCGCAGGAAACCTATGACTTCTGCATGTGCAACCCTCCGTTCTTTGCCGACCACTTTGAGGCCCAGGGACTGGTGTCGAGGACGCCCAGCCGCCCGGAGCCCAAGACCATGTCCACAGCCAGCCCCCAGGAGGGCATTGTACAGGGTGGGGAGGTCGGCTTCGTGCGCAAGATGATTGAGGAGTCCAACTTCCTTCAGGACAGAGTTAG GGTGTACACCACCATGCTGGGAAAGAAGGCCAGCCTGGTGCCTCTGAAGGAGATCTTGAGGAGATACAAG atcaTGAACTTTGCAACCACTGAGTTTTGCCAGGGAAAGACAATGCGGTGGGGACTTGCCTGGAGTTTTGACAACTCTATCACCTTTCCT AAATCGCTGTTCACccaggggaagaaggaagggaagaagtcgGTGGTTCACGTCATCCCCACACAagtgggagggagaagagaacaCGTCTATGACCTGGTCATCTTCTTCAAACAGGTCTTCACAGAGCTCCAG aTCCACTTCCGAGAGGGGAAGCAGACCAAATTCTTCGCTCTGCTGACACTGACAGCGGCAGAGAACACCTGGATTCACTCAAGACGCAAGCGCCGACAGATGATGAGGGAAGCGGTGGGCAAGTCTACGACGGAGATGCCAGAAACCTCGTCACAGCCAGACCCACCTGCAGCAGAACCGACTCTGTCAGCAGGGTCACAGTGCAGTGGGAACAGCGTCTCCAGCGACTCCATCCCTCAGTCTGACAGTAGTGTGAATTGTGGAGCAGCAACGGAATCCACCAGTGTCGTTGAAGAATCGTGCGGTGCTGCAAACGACAAAGAATCGTGCAGTGTTGCAAACGACAAAGAATCGTGCAGTGCTGCAAACAACAAAGAATCATGCAGTGCTGCAAATGACAAAGAATCGGCCACGTCCAACACTGCTGTCAGGGAAGCACATGACAGTGCCGAGAATCACAACAGAacagaggtcaaggtcacagaCACCATGGACACAGACCAGGATCAAGAATCTCTTGCAGGAACAACCGTGGCAGTGCAGTCCGACGCCAGTGCTGACACTGAGAATCACAAGAGAAAAGCGGAAACCGTGACTGGGGAGTCGTCCGACAGTCCACCAGCGAAGCGTGTGAAAGTGGAGTCCCCCACTCCCTCGTCTGAAACGGGGAATCCCACAGCAAAGTCCGAAGTGGTTGTTGCCGTGGACAGTTCATCAGGAACACCTGTGAAAGAGTCCCCTAAACCTGTTGAAGGGGCGGATGGTACAAGTACTCCGGTTCTGTCAGTCGGAAAGGAAACCGAACAGTCCACTGCGGAGGCTCTTTCCGTGGAAGATGGGGAAGGTGGCAGAGCAAAAGACCGGCCTCCCGCCCAGTTTGTCCTCAAGTGCCACATGTCGGTCAGAGTGCAGGGTTCGGATCTGGCTGTGGAGCTGACGTGGCTCGGCGGTCAAGACATTCAGCTGATGCACCAGCTGATGCAGGTCTTCAAGAACCGTCTGGCTCAGCGCAAGGCATCCTGA